Below is a genomic region from Xanthobacter autotrophicus Py2.
GGAGAGGCGCATCCTTTACTACCGCAACCCCATGGGCCTGCCGGACACCTCGCCGGTGCCCAGGAAGGACAGCATGGGGATGGACTACATCCCCGTGTACGACGGCGAGGCGGAGGATGGTCCCGTCCTGAAGATCCCGCCGGGCAAGCTCCAGCGCAGCGGGGTGCGGACGGAAGTCGTGGAGCGGCGCCCGCTCGACCGGCTGGTGCGCGTGCCGGGGCTGGTGCAGCTCGACGAGCGGCGCATCGCCGTGGTGGCGACCCGCAGCCCGGCCTTCCTCGACGCGGTGGCCAACGTCACCACCGGCGAGCGGGTGGTGAAGGGGCAGGCGCTGGCGCGGCTCTATGCGCCGGACATCGCCGCCGCGGGGGCGCAATACATCACCGACCTCAATGGCGGCGTGCGCGGCGCATCCGCGGGCGGCGGGCGCCAGCGGCTGGAGAATCTGGGGGTTCCGGCCGAGGCCATCGCCGAGATCGAGCGCACGCGCAAGGTGCCCCTGTCCATGACCTGGCGGGCGCCGCGCGACGGCGTCGTGCTGGAGCGCAATGCGGTGGACGGCATGAGAGCGGAGCCCGGCGCCGTCCTGTTCCGCATCGCCGACATCTCCACCCTGTGGGTGCTGGCGGACGTGCCGGAGCACGACCTCGCCGCGGTGCGGATCGGAGCGTCGGCCAGCGTCCGCGTCCGCGGCCGGCCGGGCGTTGCATTCAACGGGCAGGTGTCCCTCGTCTACCCGCAGGTCAGCGAGGTGACGCGCACCGCGCGCGTGCGCATCGAGATCGCCAACCCCGACGGCGTTCTCCTTCCGAATATGTATGCCGACGTGGCGGTCGGCACCGGCGATGCCGCCCCCGTGCTCGCCGTTCCCGACGGCGCCGTCATCGACACCGGCACGCGGCAAATGGTGATCCTCGACCGCGGCGACGGCCGGTTCGAGCCCCGCGACGTGGCGGTGGGCCACAGCGGGCAGGGCTTCACCGAGATCCGCGCCGGCCTCGCCGAAGGCGACCGTGTGGTGGTGGCGGCGAACTTCCTGATTGATGCGGAGAGCAACCTGAAGGCCGCCTTGCGCGGTCTTGCCCCCGTGGAGGCAAAGCCATGATCGCCCGCCTCATCGCATGGTCGGCGCGCAACCTGGTGCTGGTCCTCGTGGGCACGGCCTTCGCGGTCGCCGCCGGCCTCTATGCCCTGCGCACCTTGCCGCTGGACGCGCTGCCCGACCTCTCCGACGTGCAGGTGATCGTCTATACGGACTATCCCGGCCAGGCGCCGCAAGTGGTGGAAGACCAGGTCACCTATCCCCTTTCCACCTCCATGCTCACGGTGCCGAGATCCAAGGTGGTGCGCGGCTTCTCCTTCTTCGGCGCCTCCTTCGTCTATGTGATCTTCGAGGACGGCACCGATCCCTATTGGGCGAGGAGCCGCGTGCTCGAATATCTCAATGCCGCCGCGCGCCGCCTGCCCGCGGGCGTGACCCCGAGCCTCGGCCCGGATGCCACCGGCGTCGGCTGGGTCTACCAATATGCCGTGGTGGCCAAGCAGATGACGCTGGCCGAGCTGCGCTCGCTGCAGGATTGGGTCATCCGCTTCGCCGCCGCGAAGGCGGAGGGCGTGGCCGAGGTGGCGAGCGTTGGCGGTTTCGTGAAGCAGTACCAGATCGTGGTGGATCCCAACCGCCTGCGGGCGCTGGGCATTCCGCTGGAGCGGGTGCGCGCCGCGGTGGCGGCGAGCAATGCGGATGTGGGCGGGCGCACGGTCGAATTGTCCGAGTTCGAGTTCATGGTGCGCGGCCGCGGCTATCTCAGGAGCGTCGCCGATATCGAGAACGTGGTGCTGAAGACCGACCGCGGCGTGCCGCTGCGGGTGAAGGACGTGGCGCGGGTGGAGATCGGCCCCGACGAGCGGCGCGGCATCACCGAGCTCGACGGCGAGGGGGAGGTGGCGAGCGGCATCGTGTTGCAGCGCTTCGGCGCCAACGCCCTGGCCGTGATCGAGAACGTGAAGGCGCGGCTTGCGGAGATCGCCCCAAGCCTGCCGAAGGGGGTCGAGATCGTGCCGGTCTACGACCGGTCCGAGCTGATCGGGCGGGCCATCGAGACGCTGAAGGGCACGCTGGTCGAGGAGAGCATCATCGTCGCCCTCGTCTGCATCGTGTTCCTGCTGCATCTGCGCAGCGCGCTGGTGGCCATCCTGATGTTGCCGGTGGGCATCCTCATGGCCTTCGCCGCCATGAAGGCCATCGGCCTCGGCTCCAACATCATGAGCCTGGGGGGCATCGCCATCGCGGTGGGGGCCATGATCGATGCCGCCATCGTCATGATCGAGAATGCCCACAAGCATCTGGAGCGCGCGCCGGAGGGCAAGCCGCGGGTGGAGATCCTGGTCGAGGCCGCGAGCGAGGTGGGGCCGGCCTTGTTCTTCAGCCTGCTGGTGATCACCGTCTCCTTCCTGCCCATCTTCACCCTGGAGGCGCAGGAAGGCCGGCTGTTCGGCCCGCTCGCCTTCACCAAAACCTTCGCCATGGCGGCGGCGGCGCTGCTTTCGGTGACGCTGGTGCCGGCCTTGATGGTGGTGTTCGTGCGCGGGCGGATCATTCCGGAGCACCGCAATCCCATCAACCGCGCCCTCATCTTCGTTTATCGCCCCGTCATCCGCACGGTGCTGAAGGCGAAGACGCTCACCATCCTCCTCGCTCTGGTGGTGCTGGGCGTCACCGCGTGGCCCGCCCGCCAGCTCGGCTCCGAATTCATGCCGAGCCTCGACGAGGGCACGCTGATGTACATGCCCACCACCCTGCCGGGCCTGTCCGTCACCAAGGCCGCCGAGCTGCTGCAGATGCAGGACCGCATCATCAGGTCGTTTCCTGAAGTTGCCTCGGTCTACGGCAAGGCGGGGCGGGCGATGACGGCCACCGACCCGGCGCCGACGGAGATGTTCGAGACCATCATCAACCTGAAGCCGAAGGATGAGTGGCGCCCCGGCGTCACCCTCGACAGCCTGAAGGCGGAGATGGACAAGGCCTTGCAGTTTCCGGGCGTCTCCAATGCCTGGACCATGCCCATCCGCGCGCGCATCGACATGCTCGCCACCGGCATCCGCACGCCGGTGGGCGTGAAGGTGTTCGGCACCGACCTGACGCAAATGGAACAGGCCGCCCGGGCCATCGAGCAGGTGCTGCGGGCCGTCCCGGGCACCTCCAGCGCCTATGCGGAGCGGGTGATCGGCGGCTATTATCTCGACATCGTGCCGGACCGCGAGGCCCTCGGCCGCTACGGGCTCATGGTGGGCGACGTGCAGGCGGTGATCGCCACCGCCCTTGGGGCCGAGCAGGTGACCACCACGGTGGAGGGCCGCGAGCGCTATGGCGTCACCGTCCGCTATCCCCGCGACTTCCGCAGCGATCCGCAGGCCATCAGCCGCGATATACAGGTGCCTTTGCCGGACGGCGGGACGGTGCCCCTCGCCGCGGTGGCGAAGGTGGAGCTGGCCCGCGGCGCCACGTCGATCCGCACCGAGAACGGGCAACTGGCGGTCTATGTCTTCGTGGATATCGCCGGCCGCGATCTCGGCGGCTATGTGGCCGAGGCAAAGAGAGCGGTGGCGAGCGAGGTGAAGCTGCCGCCCGGCACCTATGTCTCCTGGAGCGGCCAGTTCGAATATCTCGAGCGCGCCGCCGCCCGGCTGAGCATCGTGGTGCCGGTGACTTTGCTCGTCATCTTCCTCCTGCTCTATCTCAACTTCCGGGCGCTCACCGAGACCCTGATCGTGATGCTGTCGCTGCCCTTCGCGCTGGTCGGCGGCATCTGGCTCATGTGGTGGCTCGGCTTCAACCTCTCGGTGGCGGTGGCGGTGGGCTTCATCGCGCTCGCTGGCGTCGCCGCCGAGACCGGTGTCGTCATGCTGATCTATCTCGATCAGGCCATGCGCGAGCTGAAGGCGGAGCGGGCGGCGAAAGGCCGGCCTTTCACCCGGGCGGACCTCAACCGGGCCATCATGCTGGGGGCCGTCGAGCGGGTGCGGCCGAAGATGATGACGGTGGTCGCCATCATGGCCGGGCTT
It encodes:
- a CDS encoding efflux transporter, RND family, MFP subunit (TIGRFAM: efflux transporter, RND family, MFP subunit~PFAM: secretion protein HlyD family protein~KEGG: nwi:Nwi_3130 secretion protein HlyD), which encodes MKRTVLRGLTLVALVAAGAGGYWAGHRGIVIPGASTLFGTTTVAAETPPPSGSVIYYKAPDGRPVYSAAPGRTADDRPFLPVRASEEVSFEETPRAEAEKPAGSGERRILYYRNPMGLPDTSPVPRKDSMGMDYIPVYDGEAEDGPVLKIPPGKLQRSGVRTEVVERRPLDRLVRVPGLVQLDERRIAVVATRSPAFLDAVANVTTGERVVKGQALARLYAPDIAAAGAQYITDLNGGVRGASAGGGRQRLENLGVPAEAIAEIERTRKVPLSMTWRAPRDGVVLERNAVDGMRAEPGAVLFRIADISTLWVLADVPEHDLAAVRIGASASVRVRGRPGVAFNGQVSLVYPQVSEVTRTARVRIEIANPDGVLLPNMYADVAVGTGDAAPVLAVPDGAVIDTGTRQMVILDRGDGRFEPRDVAVGHSGQGFTEIRAGLAEGDRVVVAANFLIDAESNLKAALRGLAPVEAKP
- a CDS encoding heavy metal efflux pump, CzcA family (TIGRFAM: heavy metal efflux pump, CzcA family~PFAM: acriflavin resistance protein~KEGG: nwi:Nwi_3131 heavy metal efflux pump CzcA), which produces MIARLIAWSARNLVLVLVGTAFAVAAGLYALRTLPLDALPDLSDVQVIVYTDYPGQAPQVVEDQVTYPLSTSMLTVPRSKVVRGFSFFGASFVYVIFEDGTDPYWARSRVLEYLNAAARRLPAGVTPSLGPDATGVGWVYQYAVVAKQMTLAELRSLQDWVIRFAAAKAEGVAEVASVGGFVKQYQIVVDPNRLRALGIPLERVRAAVAASNADVGGRTVELSEFEFMVRGRGYLRSVADIENVVLKTDRGVPLRVKDVARVEIGPDERRGITELDGEGEVASGIVLQRFGANALAVIENVKARLAEIAPSLPKGVEIVPVYDRSELIGRAIETLKGTLVEESIIVALVCIVFLLHLRSALVAILMLPVGILMAFAAMKAIGLGSNIMSLGGIAIAVGAMIDAAIVMIENAHKHLERAPEGKPRVEILVEAASEVGPALFFSLLVITVSFLPIFTLEAQEGRLFGPLAFTKTFAMAAAALLSVTLVPALMVVFVRGRIIPEHRNPINRALIFVYRPVIRTVLKAKTLTILLALVVLGVTAWPARQLGSEFMPSLDEGTLMYMPTTLPGLSVTKAAELLQMQDRIIRSFPEVASVYGKAGRAMTATDPAPTEMFETIINLKPKDEWRPGVTLDSLKAEMDKALQFPGVSNAWTMPIRARIDMLATGIRTPVGVKVFGTDLTQMEQAARAIEQVLRAVPGTSSAYAERVIGGYYLDIVPDREALGRYGLMVGDVQAVIATALGAEQVTTTVEGRERYGVTVRYPRDFRSDPQAISRDIQVPLPDGGTVPLAAVAKVELARGATSIRTENGQLAVYVFVDIAGRDLGGYVAEAKRAVASEVKLPPGTYVSWSGQFEYLERAAARLSIVVPVTLLVIFLLLYLNFRALTETLIVMLSLPFALVGGIWLMWWLGFNLSVAVAVGFIALAGVAAETGVVMLIYLDQAMRELKAERAAKGRPFTRADLNRAIMLGAVERVRPKMMTVVAIMAGLLPILWSTGTGSEVMQRIAVPMIGGMVSSTVLTLVVIPAVYALVKGWRLGGRAADMAATGRTPAGLKAAE